A DNA window from Thalassospiraceae bacterium LMO-JJ14 contains the following coding sequences:
- a CDS encoding MlaD family protein, whose amino-acid sequence MRTSKINYFIVGLFVITMIIALVAAVALLTGRTGATDSYHAYYSNVTGVKFGTQVVYEGYPIGQVTEVTPEEKDGRMRFRVDFDVVEGWRIPNDSIVEIAAPGLLAAVTLAVEAGKSTTALEPGAEVSAVERADMFAAVANVAGDFGDLSNNYLKPLLRNVDNTVTQIGEFLQVGGEGRMIAADARDTMGMARNIMSDLKDRIPSIAEKLETILTDVSVTSKRLNDILTPQNQQKILGMIDNLNAATQKFDTVLITMNSILKDIDDLVLDDEGDLAKTMKESRYIAESIARNIDAINQNMDGAARNLYEFSRQIRQNPGLLLGGSSPEDKGTVQ is encoded by the coding sequence GTGAGAACAAGCAAGATCAACTACTTCATCGTCGGGCTGTTTGTGATCACCATGATCATAGCGCTGGTCGCGGCGGTCGCTTTGCTGACGGGGCGAACCGGTGCAACGGACAGCTATCATGCTTATTATTCGAATGTGACCGGGGTTAAATTCGGCACCCAGGTGGTTTACGAAGGCTATCCCATAGGTCAGGTCACCGAGGTGACGCCGGAAGAAAAAGACGGCCGCATGCGTTTCCGGGTCGATTTTGATGTTGTCGAAGGATGGCGGATTCCGAACGACAGTATTGTCGAAATAGCAGCGCCCGGTCTGCTGGCCGCCGTTACCCTTGCCGTAGAAGCGGGTAAAAGCACGACCGCGCTTGAACCGGGCGCCGAGGTGAGTGCCGTTGAGCGAGCTGACATGTTTGCCGCCGTCGCCAATGTCGCAGGGGACTTCGGCGATTTGTCGAACAACTATCTGAAGCCGTTGCTCAGGAACGTCGACAACACGGTGACGCAGATCGGCGAGTTTCTGCAGGTCGGGGGCGAAGGCCGCATGATTGCCGCCGATGCCCGCGATACCATGGGCATGGCGCGCAACATCATGTCGGACCTCAAGGACCGCATACCATCGATCGCCGAAAAGCTTGAAACGATCCTGACCGACGTCAGTGTCACCAGCAAACGCCTGAATGACATTCTGACGCCGCAGAATCAGCAGAAAATTCTCGGCATGATCGACAATCTAAATGCGGCGACGCAGAAATTCGATACCGTGCTGATCACCATGAATTCCATCCTCAAGGATATCGACGATCTGGTGCTCGATGATGAGGGTGATCTGGCCAAAACCATGAAGGAAAGCCGCTACATCGCCGAGTCGATTGCGCGCAATATCGATGCCATCAATCAGAACATGGATGGTGCGGCCAGAAACCTGTATGAGTTCAGCCGGCAAATCAGGCAGAACCCGGGATTGTTGCTGGGCGGATCGTCCCCTGAAGACAAAGGAACGGTACAATGA
- the bmt gene encoding betaine--homocysteine S-methyltransferase, with protein sequence MTDILSRLLAERDWLLCDGAMGTSLFQRGLATGEAPDLWNVTHPDKVAEVHQGFVDAGSDIILTNSFGANALRLKLHGDEHRVAELNIAAAGIARNVADAAERPVVVAGSIGPTGELMQPMGALTPEIAEQVFAEQAAALKQGGVDVIWIETMSSKEEYAAAVAGAAKCGLPVVATMSFDTNGCTMMGVTPEEAATFASSLEPALAAYGCNCGVGPATLIDTVLGLKKTAKPGDVITAKGNCGIPEYVDGAIAYSGPPKIMADYARLARDAGARIIGGCCGTTDMHVKAMHDALKGYDPGAAPDRSRIEDILGPVDQALPRADGAGERPRRRRR encoded by the coding sequence ATGACGGATATTCTGTCCAGGCTGCTTGCCGAACGGGATTGGCTGTTATGCGACGGGGCCATGGGGACCAGCTTGTTCCAGCGCGGCCTGGCAACGGGCGAGGCCCCCGATCTATGGAATGTCACGCATCCGGATAAAGTTGCCGAGGTGCATCAGGGCTTTGTCGATGCCGGTTCGGACATCATCCTGACGAATTCCTTCGGCGCCAATGCGTTGAGACTTAAACTTCATGGCGATGAACACCGTGTGGCGGAGTTGAATATCGCCGCGGCCGGAATTGCACGAAACGTTGCCGATGCCGCCGAACGCCCGGTCGTCGTCGCCGGTTCCATCGGGCCGACCGGTGAATTGATGCAGCCGATGGGCGCGCTGACCCCGGAAATTGCCGAGCAGGTCTTTGCCGAACAGGCAGCGGCGCTCAAACAAGGCGGCGTCGATGTCATCTGGATCGAGACCATGTCATCGAAGGAAGAATATGCCGCCGCAGTTGCCGGTGCGGCAAAATGCGGCCTGCCGGTGGTCGCCACAATGAGCTTCGATACCAATGGCTGCACCATGATGGGCGTAACGCCGGAAGAAGCGGCGACTTTCGCATCGTCGCTCGAACCCGCGCTGGCGGCCTATGGATGTAATTGCGGTGTTGGTCCGGCAACGCTGATCGATACCGTGCTGGGATTGAAAAAAACCGCCAAGCCCGGCGACGTCATCACGGCCAAGGGCAATTGCGGCATTCCCGAATATGTCGATGGCGCCATTGCCTATAGCGGGCCGCCGAAAATCATGGCGGATTATGCCCGACTGGCGCGCGATGCGGGGGCCAGGATCATCGGTGGTTGTTGCGGCACCACGGACATGCACGTCAAAGCCATGCATGATGCCCTCAAGGGTTATGACCCGGGAGCGGCACCGGACCGCAGCCGAATCGAGGATATTCTGGGACCGGTTGATCAGGCTTTGCCCCGCGCCGACGGTGCAGGCGAGCGCCCGCGCCGCCGTCGCCGGTAA
- a CDS encoding ABC-type transport auxiliary lipoprotein family protein has translation MMQANVKPVRKIMPMASLIFAAVLLVAGCASQPPVPTDKYYRLQAVLAAAPASTPRFQGNFQVERFTADGLTAGRPIVYVESNDGNQLLEYHYHFWTQPPTVMLRDELVTYLRASKIAESVVTPDMRLDPQYVMTGRIRKLEQVLGSPNRTRLELEIALRQTDNNKLMFLKSYLHESNQTSPGVSSAVDALNEALNIIYSDLLADLRSL, from the coding sequence ATGATGCAAGCAAACGTGAAACCGGTCCGAAAAATCATGCCGATGGCGTCGCTGATTTTCGCCGCTGTCCTGCTGGTTGCCGGCTGCGCTTCGCAGCCGCCGGTGCCGACCGACAAGTATTACCGTCTGCAGGCGGTCCTGGCCGCAGCGCCGGCTTCCACCCCCAGGTTCCAGGGTAATTTCCAGGTTGAACGATTCACCGCCGATGGCCTGACGGCGGGGCGGCCGATCGTCTATGTCGAATCCAATGACGGGAACCAGCTTCTTGAATATCACTATCACTTCTGGACACAGCCGCCGACGGTCATGTTGCGTGATGAGCTGGTGACGTATCTGCGCGCATCGAAGATTGCCGAGAGTGTTGTGACGCCGGATATGCGCCTGGATCCGCAGTATGTAATGACGGGGCGTATTCGCAAACTGGAACAGGTGCTCGGCTCGCCGAACCGCACGCGTCTGGAACTGGAAATAGCGTTGCGTCAAACCGACAACAACAAGCTGATGTTCCTGAAGTCCTATTTACATGAAAGCAACCAGACGTCGCCCGGTGTTTCTTCCGCTGTCGATGCGCTGAACGAGGCCTTGAATATTATCTATTCCGATCTTCTGGCCGACCTTCGGTCCCTATGA
- a CDS encoding DUF2312 domain-containing protein, which yields MADVGGVASERLKSFVDRIERLEEEKAALAGDIREIYSEAKGTGFDIKVLRQIIRLRKMDSSDRTEMEELIDVYKRALEMN from the coding sequence ATGGCCGATGTCGGTGGCGTCGCGAGCGAGCGCTTGAAGTCCTTTGTTGATCGTATCGAGCGCCTTGAGGAAGAGAAGGCCGCATTGGCCGGCGACATTCGTGAAATCTATTCCGAAGCCAAAGGCACGGGCTTCGACATCAAGGTGCTGCGCCAAATTATCAGGCTCCGCAAAATGGATTCATCCGACCGCACCGAGATGGAAGAATTGATCGACGTCTATAAACGCGCGCTTGAGATGAACTGA
- a CDS encoding class I SAM-dependent RNA methyltransferase: MSQNKRRRSARRGKPAPKRPAETVVISKIAQQGDGEGQLADATRVFVPLTLPGDKILVQPGAKRGDGLAGSVLEWIERQPRKEPICDVFGTCGGCQLQHVPEADYRNWKSDAVRTALARHGFSFDIEPLRQVPLDARRRATLSLVMTADGPVLGFNGAYSDRVVGMDGCPLLDPTLSRLWGPVRDFCVQVFKAPMRADIRITAAAPGSIEIVVAADQELDLAKREAIAEFSEAHDIARFCWKNAGAAPEPVVQRRPVLLSIAKAEIELPVGGFLQPSAEGEATLQELVMAGVAEARKVADLYCGIGTFSFVLASAGKHVLAIDDNAGQIAALDQAAGRAGLGGHIQTEVRDLKSSPLEAGAFAEMDAVVFDPPRAGAKSQAECLADSDAGTIVAVSCNPATLARDLRILVDGGYRIESLTPVDQFPMSYHVEAVCVLRRAG; encoded by the coding sequence ATGAGTCAAAACAAACGGCGCCGGTCTGCCCGGCGCGGCAAGCCTGCCCCTAAGCGTCCGGCCGAAACCGTTGTCATTTCAAAAATCGCCCAGCAGGGCGATGGTGAGGGACAACTGGCCGACGCAACACGCGTGTTCGTGCCGCTGACCTTGCCGGGGGATAAAATCCTTGTGCAGCCGGGGGCCAAGCGTGGCGATGGCCTTGCCGGGTCCGTGCTGGAATGGATCGAACGGCAACCCCGAAAAGAGCCGATCTGCGACGTCTTCGGCACATGCGGCGGATGTCAGCTGCAACATGTTCCGGAAGCGGATTATCGAAACTGGAAGTCGGATGCCGTGCGCACGGCACTGGCACGGCATGGTTTTTCATTCGACATAGAGCCGTTACGCCAGGTTCCGCTGGATGCCCGAAGGCGGGCAACGCTTTCTCTGGTGATGACCGCCGACGGCCCGGTGCTCGGCTTTAACGGGGCGTATTCCGACCGGGTGGTCGGCATGGACGGCTGCCCGTTGCTGGACCCGACCCTTTCGCGCTTATGGGGGCCGGTCAGGGATTTCTGCGTGCAGGTGTTCAAGGCGCCGATGCGGGCCGATATCCGCATTACCGCCGCAGCACCCGGTTCGATTGAAATCGTCGTTGCTGCGGATCAGGAACTGGACCTGGCGAAACGTGAAGCCATTGCCGAATTCTCCGAAGCTCATGATATCGCGCGGTTCTGCTGGAAAAATGCAGGCGCTGCGCCGGAACCCGTTGTGCAGCGCCGCCCCGTGCTTCTGTCCATTGCCAAGGCGGAGATTGAACTCCCGGTCGGAGGATTTCTGCAGCCTTCGGCTGAGGGTGAAGCAACCCTTCAGGAACTGGTGATGGCGGGTGTGGCGGAGGCCAGGAAAGTTGCCGATCTGTATTGCGGCATCGGGACTTTCTCGTTCGTGCTGGCAAGTGCCGGCAAGCATGTGCTGGCCATCGACGATAACGCCGGCCAGATCGCGGCGCTGGATCAGGCAGCGGGCCGGGCCGGGCTCGGCGGACACATCCAAACCGAGGTCCGCGATTTGAAATCGTCACCGTTGGAAGCAGGTGCGTTTGCGGAAATGGATGCCGTGGTATTCGACCCGCCGCGTGCCGGCGCAAAGTCTCAGGCTGAATGCCTTGCCGATAGCGATGCAGGGACGATTGTCGCGGTGTCGTGCAATCCGGCGACGCTGGCGCGTGATCTTCGCATCCTCGTCGATGGGGGCTACCGGATCGAAAGCCTGACACCCGTTGACCAGTTCCCGATGAGCTATCATGTCGAGGCGGTCTGCGTGCTGCGCCGGGCGGGCTGA
- a CDS encoding DUF1289 domain-containing protein encodes MDQPQHIESPCISVCQLDDESGLCQGCWRTRDEIAMWGRATNEQRLEILAKLHDRREQMTGISRRKTRRRDTTG; translated from the coding sequence ATGGACCAGCCGCAGCACATTGAAAGCCCATGCATCAGTGTTTGCCAGCTCGATGACGAGAGCGGGTTATGTCAGGGATGCTGGCGGACACGCGATGAAATCGCTATGTGGGGCAGGGCTACTAACGAGCAGCGGCTCGAAATCCTTGCGAAACTTCACGACAGGCGTGAACAGATGACCGGTATTTCCCGCCGCAAAACGCGCAGACGCGATACCACCGGCTGA
- a CDS encoding ATP-binding cassette domain-containing protein, whose translation MRNPQSIMEERKSRQRPPSGPEAVIEVENLVTHYGERMILKGVSMQVLENEIMVIMGGSGSGKSTLLRHLMALEEKTSGNMRILGKDIDQITRQEFLDVRKKLGVAFQSGALFSSMTVGENIMLPLYEHTDLDALTMEIMARMKLEVVELSGFENLMPSELSGGMIKRAAFARAIVMDPKVLFCDEPSAGLDPVVASALDDLILDMRDAMGMSIVVVTHELDSAFKIADRITILDRGEILMIGTVEEVLASKSDRVQALLNRIPEEDTMDPDDYLSRLVGENNPGTAHL comes from the coding sequence ATGCGCAACCCGCAAAGCATCATGGAAGAACGCAAATCCCGCCAGCGTCCGCCGAGCGGACCCGAGGCGGTGATCGAAGTTGAGAATCTGGTCACGCATTATGGCGAGCGGATGATCCTCAAGGGCGTCAGCATGCAGGTCCTGGAAAACGAGATCATGGTCATCATGGGTGGCTCGGGATCGGGGAAATCGACGCTCCTTCGCCATCTGATGGCGCTCGAGGAGAAGACATCAGGCAACATGCGGATTCTCGGCAAGGATATTGACCAGATCACACGGCAGGAATTTCTCGATGTGCGGAAGAAGCTGGGCGTGGCGTTTCAGTCCGGCGCACTTTTCAGCTCAATGACGGTCGGCGAAAACATCATGCTGCCGCTCTATGAGCACACCGATCTGGACGCTCTGACCATGGAAATCATGGCCCGCATGAAGCTGGAGGTGGTCGAACTCTCCGGCTTCGAGAATCTGATGCCGTCCGAGCTGTCCGGCGGCATGATCAAGCGCGCTGCATTTGCCCGCGCGATCGTCATGGATCCAAAAGTGCTGTTCTGTGACGAGCCGTCGGCCGGGCTCGATCCGGTCGTGGCGTCGGCGCTGGACGACCTGATCCTCGACATGCGCGACGCCATGGGCATGAGTATCGTCGTCGTAACCCACGAACTGGACAGCGCATTCAAGATTGCGGACCGCATCACGATCCTCGATCGCGGCGAAATCCTGATGATCGGCACGGTCGAAGAAGTGCTGGCTTCGAAATCCGATCGTGTGCAGGCACTTTTGAACCGCATCCCCGAAGAAGACACCATGGACCCGGATGACTACCTCAGCCGCCTTGTCGGCGAGAACAACCCGGGCACGGCGCATTTATGA
- a CDS encoding N-formylglutamate amidohydrolase, with translation MTTLPNDGPDLLGPEDPPPFEVINREGGAHMLLVCDHASNTVPAQLGNLGLPDEAFEKHITYDIGAAAVTRGLASRLDAQAVLAGYSRLVIDVNRPPGHPDSIMPENDGFRIAANQDLSSESRRQRVRQIFEPYHDAVNRALARLWDRGPAPAILSIHSFSPTFGGKPRPWDIGVLWNRDPRIAVPLMEHLDRFELEVGDNEPYSGHDLAYTIDMHGAAAGIANCAIEINQDQIRDKSGVLKWVDILSECVLPIFDIPGLHRVERF, from the coding sequence ATGACAACTCTACCGAATGATGGGCCCGACCTGCTCGGCCCAGAAGATCCGCCCCCGTTCGAGGTCATCAATCGCGAGGGCGGTGCTCATATGCTGCTGGTCTGTGACCATGCCAGCAACACTGTCCCGGCACAGCTAGGCAATCTGGGCCTGCCCGATGAGGCCTTCGAAAAGCATATCACATATGACATTGGTGCCGCCGCCGTCACCCGCGGGCTGGCGTCCAGGCTTGATGCGCAGGCCGTTCTCGCCGGGTATTCAAGGCTGGTCATCGACGTCAATCGACCGCCCGGACACCCGGACAGCATCATGCCGGAGAATGATGGGTTCAGGATTGCCGCCAACCAGGATTTATCGTCAGAATCCCGCCGGCAGCGTGTGCGGCAGATATTCGAACCGTATCACGATGCCGTCAACCGGGCGCTGGCGAGATTATGGGACCGCGGCCCGGCCCCGGCGATCCTGTCGATCCATAGCTTCAGCCCGACTTTCGGCGGCAAGCCGAGGCCTTGGGATATCGGCGTGCTGTGGAACCGCGATCCGCGCATTGCGGTCCCGCTGATGGAACATCTCGACCGCTTCGAACTCGAAGTCGGTGATAACGAGCCTTATTCGGGTCATGATCTGGCTTATACCATCGATATGCACGGTGCCGCCGCCGGCATTGCCAACTGTGCCATAGAAATCAACCAGGACCAGATCAGGGATAAAAGCGGTGTTCTGAAATGGGTCGATATCCTGTCTGAATGCGTTTTGCCGATTTTCGATATTCCTGGGCTGCATAGGGTCGAGCGGTTCTGA
- a CDS encoding ABC transporter permease, whose protein sequence is MAGQKITAVEKIEGIGRTAVAFVESVGNGGILVAESFYWLLFGVRERQPVRMGAVIQQMMEIGVAAIPIILMLTGTIGVMLAIQGIHTLRIFGAESRVTIGIAFSVVREFAPLITGILVAGRSGSALAARIGTMKINQEIDALKVMGINPTRFLVVPALVSMLVMVPALTLLGNFMGLFAAGLYVNADLGISLAAYAHDTIDILSLDDLGHGIGKSCIFAVLIAVIGVVNGAGVQGGAEGVGKATTRSVVQSISAIIVTDMLFAFVATR, encoded by the coding sequence TTGGCGGGGCAAAAGATTACCGCAGTGGAAAAGATCGAAGGGATCGGCAGGACGGCCGTGGCCTTTGTCGAATCTGTCGGTAACGGCGGCATCCTCGTCGCCGAGAGCTTTTACTGGCTGCTGTTCGGTGTTCGTGAACGCCAACCGGTTCGCATGGGTGCGGTAATCCAGCAGATGATGGAAATCGGCGTTGCGGCAATACCGATCATTCTGATGCTGACCGGCACCATCGGTGTCATGCTCGCCATTCAGGGCATTCATACGCTCAGGATATTCGGCGCTGAAAGCCGGGTGACCATCGGCATTGCATTTTCCGTGGTGCGCGAATTCGCCCCGCTGATAACCGGCATTCTGGTCGCCGGACGTTCCGGTTCCGCGCTGGCGGCGAGAATCGGGACCATGAAGATCAACCAGGAAATCGATGCCCTCAAGGTCATGGGCATTAACCCGACGCGGTTTCTTGTTGTCCCGGCCTTGGTGTCGATGCTGGTCATGGTCCCTGCATTGACGCTTCTTGGCAATTTCATGGGACTTTTCGCCGCCGGACTTTATGTAAATGCGGACCTCGGTATTTCGCTCGCGGCCTATGCCCATGACACCATCGATATCCTGTCGCTGGACGACCTCGGTCACGGTATCGGTAAGAGCTGTATTTTTGCCGTGCTGATTGCCGTCATCGGTGTCGTCAACGGGGCCGGTGTGCAGGGCGGTGCCGAAGGGGTGGGCAAGGCAACGACCCGTTCCGTGGTGCAGTCGATTTCGGCGATCATCGTCACCGACATGCTGTTTGCCTTCGTGGCGACGCGGTAG
- a CDS encoding VOC family protein yields the protein MRYLHTMVRISDIDASIKFYCDLLGLKEVRRSDRPEHGYCLIFLSADETPDAEIELTYNYDPEEYDGGRNFGHLAFRVDNIYDLCQHLQDGGVTINRPPRDGRMAFVRSPDGISIELLQKGDPLEPAEPWSSMENTGSW from the coding sequence ATGAGATATTTGCACACCATGGTCCGGATTTCGGACATCGATGCGTCGATTAAGTTCTATTGCGATCTGCTCGGCCTCAAGGAAGTCCGGCGCAGCGACCGCCCGGAACACGGTTACTGTCTGATTTTCCTCTCGGCCGATGAGACCCCGGATGCCGAAATCGAACTAACCTACAACTATGATCCGGAAGAATATGACGGCGGCCGCAATTTCGGCCATCTGGCGTTCCGCGTCGACAATATCTATGATCTCTGCCAGCACCTGCAGGACGGCGGCGTGACCATCAATCGCCCGCCGCGTGACGGCCGCATGGCGTTTGTCCGCTCACCGGACGGCATTTCCATTGAATTGCTGCAGAAAGGCGATCCGCTGGAACCCGCCGAACCCTGGTCATCCATGGAAAACACAGGAAGCTGGTAA
- a CDS encoding MFS transporter, which produces MTTAKRNFLFLNLGHLLDHFFMLIFTTAVLTMESEFADSYGRLLLLTTWSFFFFGGASLPAGWLGDKWSRTGMMFVFFIGIGAASILTGFAADPLQIEIGLAMVGIFGAIYHPIGLALVVEDAERVGRALAVNGVWGNMGVALAALTTGAIADIYGWRMAFIIPGIVSIGIGVLYGLHLLKGVDADHVAKQKKAPPQVPLSIQKRVFLFLIIAPMVGGLIFQATTISLPKIMDERLSSILPETSEIGLVTALVFACAAFAQLAVGEMLDRYQTKRIYIGLVLAQLVMCTLAITAAGWLSLAVTLPLMLATFGIIPVNDWIVAHYISTEYRSRVYAVKSVLVLGIGAVAVQMTGRLHEASGSFDSLFMVMSTAAVIVLIATAILIPAQRPEAAPAE; this is translated from the coding sequence ATGACAACCGCAAAACGGAATTTCCTGTTTCTCAATCTCGGGCATCTGCTCGATCATTTTTTCATGCTGATCTTTACCACTGCGGTACTGACCATGGAGAGCGAGTTTGCCGATTCCTATGGTCGGCTGTTGTTGCTGACGACGTGGAGCTTCTTTTTCTTCGGCGGGGCATCCCTGCCCGCAGGCTGGCTCGGCGATAAATGGTCCAGAACCGGCATGATGTTCGTGTTCTTCATCGGCATCGGCGCCGCCTCGATCCTGACGGGCTTTGCCGCCGATCCGCTGCAGATCGAAATCGGTCTGGCGATGGTCGGCATTTTCGGTGCCATCTATCACCCGATCGGTCTGGCCCTGGTGGTCGAGGATGCCGAGCGCGTCGGTCGCGCGCTGGCTGTAAACGGCGTATGGGGCAACATGGGCGTGGCGTTGGCGGCCCTGACCACCGGCGCCATTGCCGATATATATGGCTGGCGCATGGCATTCATCATCCCCGGTATCGTGTCCATCGGCATCGGTGTGTTGTACGGATTGCATTTGCTGAAAGGTGTCGATGCGGATCACGTCGCCAAACAAAAGAAAGCCCCGCCGCAGGTCCCGCTTTCCATACAGAAACGCGTCTTTCTGTTTCTCATCATCGCCCCCATGGTCGGCGGCCTGATATTTCAGGCAACCACGATCTCCCTGCCGAAAATCATGGATGAACGGCTGTCGTCCATTCTCCCTGAAACGTCCGAGATCGGCCTGGTCACCGCACTGGTCTTTGCCTGCGCTGCGTTCGCGCAACTGGCGGTCGGTGAAATGCTGGACCGTTATCAGACCAAGCGCATCTATATCGGCCTGGTTCTGGCGCAACTGGTGATGTGCACACTGGCGATAACCGCGGCCGGCTGGCTGTCGCTTGCCGTGACCTTGCCGTTGATGCTGGCGACGTTCGGCATCATTCCGGTCAACGACTGGATCGTTGCGCACTACATCAGCACCGAGTACCGCTCACGCGTCTATGCGGTCAAATCCGTTCTGGTCCTGGGTATCGGCGCCGTCGCCGTACAGATGACCGGTCGCCTGCACGAAGCCAGCGGCAGCTTCGATTCCCTTTTCATGGTGATGAGCACCGCTGCGGTTATCGTTCTCATCGCGACGGCAATCCTGATACCCGCCCAGCGACCGGAAGCCGCTCCCGCCGAGTAA
- a CDS encoding carboxylate-amine ligase produces the protein MVGGAPSLTIGIEEEYLLVDAETRALAADPPKEMYEKCAAKLGPQVAHEFLKSQIEVNTKVARSVPEATQMLGELRQTIVDIAAEFDLMPIAASTHPFSHWSEQGFTEQERYTTIANDLQAVVRRLVICGMHVHVGVDDDELRIDLMNQVRYFLPHLLALTTSSPFWQGQNTGLKSYRLSVWDEMPRTGLPNDFDSHAEYQRHVAALVNAGIIEDATKLWWDIRPSARFPTLEMRICDICTYIHDAAAVAALYCCILRMLWRLKTRNQRWRQYAMMLISENRWRAQRYGLDGGLVDFGRGEIVPCADLIDELIDLVNEDAEALGCMDEIMNLKKIAKRGTSAHRQVKCYEDSLQNGNNNETALIDVVDHLAAETRDFSEI, from the coding sequence ATGGTCGGCGGCGCACCATCGCTGACCATTGGAATTGAAGAAGAATACCTGCTTGTCGACGCCGAGACCCGGGCTCTGGCGGCGGACCCCCCTAAGGAAATGTACGAAAAGTGCGCGGCGAAACTGGGCCCCCAGGTCGCACACGAATTCCTCAAGTCGCAGATCGAGGTGAATACGAAGGTCGCCCGCTCTGTGCCTGAAGCGACACAGATGCTGGGCGAATTGCGCCAGACGATCGTCGATATCGCCGCGGAATTCGATCTGATGCCCATTGCCGCATCAACGCATCCGTTTTCGCATTGGTCCGAACAGGGTTTCACGGAGCAGGAACGCTACACCACCATCGCCAATGATCTGCAGGCTGTCGTCCGCCGGCTGGTGATCTGCGGCATGCATGTGCATGTCGGAGTCGACGACGATGAGCTGCGCATCGATCTGATGAACCAGGTCCGCTATTTCCTGCCGCACCTTCTGGCTTTGACCACCTCGTCACCGTTTTGGCAGGGCCAGAACACCGGACTGAAATCCTACCGGCTCAGCGTTTGGGACGAAATGCCCCGCACCGGCCTGCCGAACGACTTCGATAGCCATGCCGAGTATCAGCGGCACGTCGCCGCACTCGTCAACGCCGGCATCATCGAAGATGCAACCAAGCTTTGGTGGGACATCCGTCCGAGCGCCCGTTTTCCGACACTGGAAATGCGGATCTGCGATATCTGCACATATATTCATGATGCGGCAGCCGTCGCCGCCCTTTATTGCTGCATCCTCAGAATGCTGTGGCGGCTGAAGACGAGAAATCAACGCTGGCGGCAATACGCGATGATGCTGATATCCGAAAACCGCTGGCGCGCACAACGGTATGGCCTTGACGGAGGGCTTGTCGACTTCGGCCGTGGCGAGATTGTTCCCTGTGCGGACCTGATCGACGAACTGATCGATTTGGTTAACGAAGACGCCGAAGCCCTGGGCTGCATGGACGAGATCATGAACCTCAAAAAGATCGCCAAAAGAGGGACAAGCGCGCACAGACAGGTGAAGTGTTATGAAGATTCACTTCAAAACGGCAATAATAATGAGACCGCGCTGATCGACGTTGTCGATCATTTAGCCGCAGAAACCCGGGATTTTTCGGAAATTTAA
- a CDS encoding STAS domain-containing protein has translation MEHQLSESGGALVIAFAGDIDLQTSPDARKALLALVGKGQPILVDLSGVGYIDSSGVASLVECLQSVKKSGQKLALVSVSEGALRVLQLARLDRVFTICASVDEGIIAVA, from the coding sequence ATGGAGCATCAATTATCCGAATCCGGCGGCGCGTTAGTCATCGCGTTTGCTGGCGATATCGATCTGCAGACTTCTCCGGATGCCCGAAAGGCTCTGTTGGCGCTGGTCGGCAAAGGACAACCAATTCTGGTCGACCTGTCGGGTGTCGGTTACATCGACTCATCTGGCGTGGCATCGCTTGTCGAGTGCCTCCAAAGCGTCAAGAAGTCGGGACAGAAACTGGCCCTCGTGTCGGTCAGCGAAGGGGCGCTTCGGGTGCTGCAACTGGCACGTCTGGACAGGGTCTTTACGATCTGCGCCAGTGTGGATGAAGGTATTATCGCGGTGGCGTGA